GGAAAATTGAAGTTCCACGCGGATGCGGCCCGGTTCAGAGATTCGGGGTCCTTGGACTTGCGCACGGTCTCCAGCGAGCAGCCTGTCACCACGCCGATATCAGAAAGCTTGGCCAGCGCGAAGATGTCGTTCTCGAATCCCGGGCCGTATATCACGCCGGAGTTTTTTACCCCCGTCGCAAGTTGTATGAGCGCCTGAAGGGAGAATACTCCGGAGCCGTCCCTTTTAACGGAGCGGTTCGGGCCGAGCCTTTTGGTGTCCCAGTCGCCGTAATAGTCCACGGTGAAGACGTCGTGGCCGTGGCGCACGGCGTTCTCCGCCAGGAAACGGACGTTCGACCCGATTAAAAGAGAGGGCGCGGGGCTTGATGCGAAAGCCATGTTACCCTTCCAGAATGAATCCATCACTTCGGCAAGTATAACATCAATCCGGGAGGAAAATCACGAGGGGCGCTTTCGAATGGTGTTCCCCGTTTCCATGAAGTGATAAAATGCCCATTGGAAACGCCTTGGCATAGACCATAACAAGCGCTGGAAGCCGGAACGGGAAAAATGGGCGGGAATGTAAAACGGGAGCATCCGGGCGGATTGCCATTCGCATTGGCCTTGGCGTTGTTGCTCGCGTCATGCTCCGGGGGGAATAAAAGCGGCTCTTCCAAAGGTACGCCTCCCGCGCCGGTGTCCATAGAGAAAGTTGTGGCGAGGGACATGCCTTCCATCATCCGCGCAGTGGGGGCCGTGGAGGCTTTTTCCGTGGTGTCGGTAAAATCGCAGATCGGCGGGACGCTGCAGACAGTCCATTTCACCGAAGGGCGGGAAGTCCGCAAAGGCGATCTGCTTTTCACAATTGACCCCCGGCCTTGGGAGGCGGCGCTAAAACAGGCGGAGGCCAGCCTTGCCAGGGACACGGCCACGCGTGACAACGCCATGGCAGACCTTGCGCGTTACACACAGCTTGCCGCCGAAGGTTTCGTCTCCAACGAAAAGGTGGAACTTTTGCGGACCCAGCTTGAGGCGGCCGAGGCGGCGGTGAAAGCTTCCGGGGCGGCGCAAGACAACGCCAGGCTACAGCTTGATTACTGCTTCATAAAATCACCTGTCGGCGGGATCACAGGAAGCCTGACATACGACAGGGGGAACGTGATAAAGGCCAACGACGACAAGCCGATGACCGTGGTCCGCCAGGTGAGGCCCATATACGTCACGTTCACCGTGCCGGAACGCTCCCTCGCCGAGGTGAAAAAGGCCATGGCCCAGGTGACGCTTTCGGCGATGGCCGCCCCGCCGGGAGGGGCGCCTGGACCGGGAAAGGTGGTGTTCATAGACAACACTGTGGACCCGGCCACGGGGGTGATAAAGCTTAAGGCCGTCTTCGAAAACGAAGACCGGAGCTTTTGGCCGGGGCAGTTTGTGAACGTCGCCCTGCAGACAGGGGTGCGGCAGGGCGTTCCAGCGATTCGGGCCCGGGCCGTGCAAATGGGGCAGGGGGGGCAGTATGTTTATGTGGTAAAGCCGGACATGACCGCAGTGGCGCGGGCCATAACGGCGTCCGGAGAGGTGGACGGCTGGATGGTGGTGGACAAGGGACTGGAGCCAGGTGAGACGATTGTCACCGAGGGGCATATCAAGGTGGTCCCCGGCGGAAAAGTGGAGATAAAAGGCCCGGGAGGGAACAAGGAAGAGAAGCGATGAATATCTCCGAGGTATTCATCAGGCGCCCCGTCGCCACCACACTTTTGATGGCGGCCATCATATTCGCCGGGGTGTTCGCATACGTCAAATTGCCGGTCAGCCACCTGCCCAACGTGGACTTCCCCACCATCAGCGTTTCAGCCTCCCTCCCCGGAGCGTCGCCGGAGACCATGGCGGCCACCGTGGCCACCCCTTTGGAGCGCGAATTTTCCACCATCGCCGGGGTGGAGTCTATGACATCCTCCTCGTCGGCAGGCTCCATGCAGATAACCCTGCAATTCAACCTGGACAGGGACATAGACGGCGCCGCCCAGGACGTGCAGGCTATGATCACAAAGGCGGCCCGCAGGCTTCCGGCGGAGCTTCCAGCGCCGCCGTCGTTCTCGAAGGTCAACCCGGCGGACACGCCTGTTTTCTACCTGTCGCTCTCGTCGCCGGTGATGACCCTGTCGTCGGTGAACGAATACGCCGACAAGTTCGTGGCGCAGCGCATCTCCATGCTCCCCGGCGTGGCGCAGGTGCAGGTGTACGGCTCGCAGAAATACGCCGTCCGCGCGCGGGTGGACCCGGAAATACTTGCGGCCCGGGGGATCGGGATAGACGAGGTTGCCGCCGCCATACAAAAATCCAACGTGACAATGCCCACGGGAGCGTTGTACGGCAGATTCCAGGCGTTCACCGTGAAGGCCAGCGGGGCGCTGTCCAACGCCGGCTCCTTCCGGCCGCTGATCGTGGCGTACCGGAACGGCGC
This sequence is a window from Nitrospinota bacterium. Protein-coding genes within it:
- a CDS encoding efflux RND transporter periplasmic adaptor subunit encodes the protein MGGNVKREHPGGLPFALALALLLASCSGGNKSGSSKGTPPAPVSIEKVVARDMPSIIRAVGAVEAFSVVSVKSQIGGTLQTVHFTEGREVRKGDLLFTIDPRPWEAALKQAEASLARDTATRDNAMADLARYTQLAAEGFVSNEKVELLRTQLEAAEAAVKASGAAQDNARLQLDYCFIKSPVGGITGSLTYDRGNVIKANDDKPMTVVRQVRPIYVTFTVPERSLAEVKKAMAQVTLSAMAAPPGGAPGPGKVVFIDNTVDPATGVIKLKAVFENEDRSFWPGQFVNVALQTGVRQGVPAIRARAVQMGQGGQYVYVVKPDMTAVARAITASGEVDGWMVVDKGLEPGETIVTEGHIKVVPGGKVEIKGPGGNKEEKR